In Longimicrobiaceae bacterium, the genomic window CGCGTATGATGGACGCGGGCGAGCCGATCCCGATGTACGGCGACGGGACCACCGAGCGCGACTACACGTACGTCGACGACATCCTCCAGGGGATCGAAGCGGCGATCGGCTACACGGGCACGCACCCGGGGGCCTTCGAGATCGTGAACCTGGGGGAGAGCCGGACGGTGCCGTTGCGCGGGCTGGTGGACCTTCTCGCCGACGCGATGGGGGCCTCCCCCCGGATCGAGTGGCTGCCGCCCCAGCCCGGGGACGTGGAGCGGACCTACGCCGACATCCGCAAGGCGCGGGATCTGCTCGGGTACGCCCCCGAGACCCCGATCGAGGAGGGGCTTCCCCGATTCGTGGACTGGTTCCGCCGGTCAGCGTCCGGGCTTCCGCCCGGCGCCAGCGGCCCGGGTGCCTGAGTCCCGTCCCGCCGCGCGCTTGCCCGCATCCGGGAGAAGGTCTATCTTCTCCCGGATTTGCCTTTTCCGGAGACCCCATGGCGCAAGATCAGACGATCGAGCAGTTGATCGCGCGCGGCAAGGAGGCCTACGGCCGCAACGCCTACCTCGCCGCGCTGGAAGACTTCCAGGAGGTGGTGCGGCGCGAGCCCCGCTTCGCGGACGTGCACAACCTGGTGGGGCTGTGCCTCAGCCTGCTCGGGCGCCCCGAGGAGGCGGTGGAGGCGTTCGGCCGGGCCACCGGGGTGAACCCGCGCTACGTGGAGGCGCACCTCAACCGCGCCATCACGCTGAACGACCTGGGGCGGCTGGACGAGGCCCGCGAGTCGTTCGAGCGCGCCGCACAGGCCGACGAGGCCCGGTCCGGGCGCTTCCCGGGCGCGGTCTCCGCCCGGCTCGCCAACCAGCACGCCGAGCTGGGCGACCTGTACGCCGAGGCCGGCGCCCTGGCCGAGGCCGAGGCGCAGTACCGGCAGGCGTGCGAGCTCCGCCCGCGCTTCCTGGACCTCCGCACGAAGCTGGGGCGCACGCTCATCGACCTGGGCCGCCCGGAGGACGGCGCCGCGGAGCTCCGGGCCGTCCTGGAAGCGAACCCGGCCTACACCGGCGCCCGCGCCAACCTGGGGCTCGCGCTGTACCGCGCGGGCGACCACGCCGCGGCCGAGGCCGAGTGGGAGCGCTGCCTGGCGCAGCAGCCGGGGAACGCGCAGGTGAGCGGCTACCTGGGGATGCTGCGGCGGCAGCGCGAGACGCCGTCCGCCGGTTGACCCGCGCGCACGCTCCGCGCTCCCGCGCTCCTGAAACACGCCCCGCCACCCGGGGTAACAGACCCGCATGAGACCAGCTTCGCTACTTCGACTCTCGCTCGCGCTCGCCGGTTTGCTGCTCCTGGCGGCCTGCGGCGGCAAACAGGGCCCCGCCCAGCTCGCGCCCGACGTCCTCTTCGAGCGCGGCATGAACGCGTACCGCGCCGGGAGCTACGGCCGCGCCGTCGACCTCCTCGACCGCTTCCTGCAGGGGAACCTGGGGGACCCCCGCACCGCGGAGGCCCGCATGGCGCTCGCCCGCTCGCGCATGGAGAGGCGCGACTACCTGC contains:
- a CDS encoding tetratricopeptide repeat protein, whose translation is MAQDQTIEQLIARGKEAYGRNAYLAALEDFQEVVRREPRFADVHNLVGLCLSLLGRPEEAVEAFGRATGVNPRYVEAHLNRAITLNDLGRLDEARESFERAAQADEARSGRFPGAVSARLANQHAELGDLYAEAGALAEAEAQYRQACELRPRFLDLRTKLGRTLIDLGRPEDGAAELRAVLEANPAYTGARANLGLALYRAGDHAAAEAEWERCLAQQPGNAQVSGYLGMLRRQRETPSAG